From the Ciona intestinalis chromosome 2, KH, whole genome shotgun sequence genome, one window contains:
- the LOC100177417 gene encoding multifunctional protein ADE2 — protein sequence MATTHKINSNGDEPKQKMSRLDVKMESGSGPITQFESSDPNKNKSCDEAFTLGKMFCEGKTKVVYEINTKTPGRCLIVSKDIITAGDGAKRNVMEGKAELSSATNAAVMQMLNDFGLKTAFIKGVNKKSFLAWKCDMIPIEWVARRVATGSFIRRHVGVKEGYRFSPPKLETFYKDDENHDPQWSREVLEEAKLKCGKIVVTPDLIDIMEKMTITIFEVLEKAWKSKNVSLIDMKIEFGVRQDTNEIVLADVIDNDSWRIWPSGDKRLMKDKQVYRNLKEVTNGDMQNLKENYTWVSNQLTAISEALNEDKNSVRVAVCMGSPKDMAHCNKIKAGCTELGVRCTLHVSSAHKSTTETLKMLAKIEDEASVTPTVLVAVAGRSNGLGPVISGNSVLPVINCPPPSEQWGRSDIWSSLRLPSGLGCATLLDPQAAATCASQILAQHTPLVWSRLRVKQMQYWIDLKQANDGLN from the exons ATGGCTACTacacacaaaataaattcgAATGGTGATgaaccaaaacaaaaaatgtcaagACTTGATGTTAAAATGGAATCGGGAAGTGGGCCAATTACTCAATTCGAATCAAGTGAtcctaataaaaataaatcatgtGACGAAGCATTCACATTGGGCAAAATGTTCTGCGAAGGCAAAACTAAAGTAGTTTACGAAATCAACACGAAAACTCCTGGTCGATGCCTAATTGTTTCAAAGGACATAATAACTGCTGGTGATGGGGCAAAACGAAACGTCATGGAGGGAAAAGCTGAATTATCCAGTGCCACAAACGCAGCTGTGATGCAAATGCTCAATGATTTTGGTCTAAAGACTGCATTTATTAAAGGG GTGAACAAGAAATCCTTCTTGGCTTGGAAATGTGACATGATCCCGATTGAATGGGTGGCACGACGTGTGGCGACCGGTTCATTTATTCGACGTCATGTTGGTGTAAAGGAAGGCTACAGGTTCTCACCTCCAAAGCTTGAAACATTCTATAAGGATGATGAAAACCATGACCCACAGTGGAGCAGAGAG GTTTTAGAAGAAGCCAAGTTGAAATGTGGAAAAATTGTTGTGACACCAGACTTGATTGATATTATGGAGAAAATGACGATCACAATATTTGAAGTGTTGGAGAAAGCATGGAAATCAAAG aatgTGAGTTTGATTGACATGAAGATAGAGTTCGGGGTTCGACAAGATACGAATGAGATCGTTCTTGCCGATGTCATTGATAATGACTCATGGAGAATTTGGCCGAGTGGAGACAAACGGTTGATGAAAGATAAGCAG GTGTATAGGAACTTGAAAGAAGTTACAAACGGTGACATGCAGAATTTAAAGGAAAACTACACCTGGGTGTCTAACCAGTTAACTGCTATTTCTGAAGCTCTAAATGAGGATAAAAACTCTGTCAGGGTGGCAGTGTGCATGGGGTCTCCTAAGGATATGGCTCACTGCAATAAGATAAAGGCAGGATGCACAGAGCTGGGGGTACGATGCACATTACATGTTTCATCTGCTCATAAATCAACTACAGAAACCTTGAAAATGCTTGCTAAGATTGAGGATGAGGCCAGTGTCACACCAACAGTGCTGGTAGCTGTAGCAGGAAGAAGCAACGGTCTTGGGCCAGTGATCAGTGGAAATTCAGTGCTGCCAGTCATAAATTGCCCTCCACCATCTGAACAGTGGGGGAGGTCGGACATTTGGTCATCACTGCGGCTTCCCTCAGGTTTAGGCTGCGCAACACTGCTGGACCCACAAGCAGCAGCGACCTGTGCTTCTCAGATACTTGCCCAGCATACTCCATTGGTTTGGTCTCGTCTCAGAGTGAAGCAAATGCAGTATTGGATAGATTTGAAACAGGCCAACGATGGCCTCAATTAA
- the LOC100179762 gene encoding adenylyl cyclase-associated protein 1 isoform X2 — protein MATAELASLVSRLETVVKKLESNTGGSGDAQQQQAKFIEAYDEFVTEYVDPYLAASAVLGAGDMADQQAKLFKEICGEMKKFLLIVSKYGPPANDSVIMALAKNMSTKMGAMNDLKSKLSRKSDQKNHMLAACEGVSVFGWIGYPKAPKKFVKESKESVKFYTNKVLTETKTGDKATEHKNWVNAFVNVFDGLHDYIHEYHTTGPSWNASGSPATETSTADAAPAAVPPPPAGGPPPPPPPPAPSALAATPAAAPAPSAMAQVLNDLNKGTAITSGLKKVTNDMKTHKNPDLRKHHAPVPYKASNSGYKPVTKAKPAAAKKPPVLRLEGKKWVVENQENAADLKIENVEMFHTVYVYRCNNSVLTINEKVNSIVLDSCKKVGLVFTSVVSGVEVINCQSVKVQCQGQMPTVSIDKTDGCIVYLSNECLNCEIVTAKSSEMNISVPREDGDFDEFPIVEQFRTIWNPDKKTFITTGTESI, from the exons ATGGCTACTGCTGAGTTGGCAAGTCTAGTTTCAAGATTGGAAACTGTGGTTAAGAAACTGGAAAGCAATACAGGGGGTTCAGGTGAtgcacaacaacaacaag CCAAGTTTATTGAGGCTTATGATGAATTCGTGACCGAATATGTTGATCCATACCTGGCTGCATCTGCAGTGCTTGGTGCTGGGGATATGGCTGATCAACAG GCGAAACTGTTCAAGGAAATCTGCGGTGAAATGAAGAAGTTTTTACTCATAGTTTCAAAATATGGACCCCCAGCT AATGATTCCGTGATCATGGCACTGGCTAAAAACATGAGTACCAAGATGGGTGCAATGAATGATTTAAAGTCAAAGTTGTCGCGTAAATCTGACCAGAAGAATCACATGTTGGCTGCATGTGAGGGAGTGTCTGTATTCGGTTGGATTGGTTATCCAAAAGCGCCGAAAAAGTTTGTCAAGGAATCAAAGGAGTCTGTTAAATTTTACACCAATAAAGTCTTGACGGAAACTAAAACAGG GGACAAAGCTACCGAGCATAAAAACTGGGTGAATGCATTTGTGAATGTTTTTGATGGTTTGCATGATTATATTCATGAGTATCACACCACTGGACCAAGTTGGAATGCTTCG GGAAGTCCCGCTACTGAGACTTCAACAGCTGATGCAGCCCCAGCAGCAGTTCCTCCTCCACCTGCAGGAGGACCCCCACCCCCACCACCACCACCCGCTCCTTCTGCGTTAGCTGCTACCCCAGCAGCTGCACCCGCACCTAGTGCCATGGCACAAGTATTAAATGATTTGAACAAAGGAACTGCCATCACAAGTG GTTTAAAAAAGGTTACCAATGACATGAAGACACACAAAAACCCTGATTTGCGAAAACACCACGCCCCAGTACCTTACAAGGCATCCAACTCTGGTTATAAACCAGTGACCAAAGCGAAGCCCGCTGCTGCAAAGAAACCACCAGTTTTACGACTGGAGGGAAAGAAATGGGTTGTG gAAAACCAAGAAAATGCGGCCGATCTTAAGATTGAAAACGTTGAAATGTTTCATACAGTATATGTGTATCGTTGCAACAACAGTGTATTGACCATCAATGAAAAAGTCAACTCAATTGTTCTTG ATAGTTGCAAAAAGGTGGGGTTGGTATTCACGTCTGTTGTGTCAGGAGTTGAGGTGATCAACTGTCAAAGTGTTAAAGTTCAG TGCCAGGGACAGATGCCAACAGTAAGCATTGATAAAACAGATGGCTGTATTGTTTATCTAAGCAATGAATGCTTGAATTGTGAGATAGTGACGGCAAAATCATCGGAAATGAACATCTCGGTACCAAGGGAGGATGGAGacttt GATGAGTTCCCGATAGTGGAACAATTTCGAACAATCTGGAATCCAGACAAGAAAACCTTCATCACCACAGGAACAGAGTCCATTTAA
- the LOC100182095 gene encoding uromodulin-like 1, with protein MTLKIGIAVFLVLYVAQGVAGKGLTRNKRAFVDAAQLSTLNITNGLQLTNYVNMNASLNISCSAKSVNMSISLAYLSGFNVASIKELVLLDKDHKPINDSSCRATSDGSSYKFSIHGAFGMCAKKVESHQGLILVNYTILVVSQPQGIVSRDSTNFIQMSCAYRRELNATLAREIIAQTAREHIQVAPKLGDLRLELKRLNSTGQVETSSDVIVGNTVYFGMDLPTTSARYNLFIQASRCWITPSANASTPTYNVISNGIAAPDSSMPNANIVTENNAVRLRASFVSFIWFGMPVDNQWLYLHCNVRVCDNSVNSNMCSTPIGRRRRSVDVEKKHTIGPFKLHKAASHSYCNKDEMKCEHDCAVANNGQHICTCPYGWILSRNEKSCYKHNPAAERIHLEMKYAMDSLDTNIHTVSLMLGGLIVLVTIAIVMSHREK; from the exons atgacgtTGAAAATTGGTATTGCTGTGTTTCTAGTACTGTATGTGGCGCAAG GTGTGGCGGGTAAAGGCCTAACGAGAAATAAAAGAGCTTTCGTTGATGCTGCTCAACTCAGCACATTGAACATTACAAACGGATTAC AACTGACGAACTACGTGAACATGAATGCGTCTCTTAACATTTCTTGCTCAGCAAAATCTGTCAATATGAG TATCAGCCTTGCGTACTTAAGTGGCTTTAATGTCGCTTCAATAAAAGAACTTGTTCTACTTGACAAAGACCACAAACCAATCAATGACAGCAGTTGTAGGGCAACTTCTGACGGCTCCAGTTACAAATTTTCTATACATGGCGCATTTGGAATGTGTGCGAAAAAGGTTGAA TCACATCAAGGGCTAATATTGGTCAATTACACAATCCTAGTCGTCTCTCAACCACAAGGCATAGTTTCAAGAGATTCAACAAACTTCATTCAGATGAGCTGTGCTTACAGGCGTGAATTAAACGCAACACTTGCTAGGGAAATTATAGCACAGACAGC GCGTGAACATATACAAGTCGCGCCTAAGCTTGGAGACCTTCGGCTTGAGTTGAAACGCCTCAACAGCACAGGACAAGTTGAAACAAGTTCAGATGTTATAGTTGGGAATACCGTCTACTTTGGTATGGACCTCCCAACCACATCTGCCCGGTACAATCTATTTATTCAG GCTTCCAGGTGTTGGATTACACCATCAGCGAATGCTTCAACACCAACATATAATGTCATTAGTAATGG AATTGCTGCCCCCGACTCTTCCATGCCTAATGCAAACATTGTGACTGAAAACAACGCAGTGAGGCTCCGAGCATCCTTTGTGTCTTTTATCTGGTTTGGCATGCCTGTTGACAACCAATGGTTGTACCTTCACTGTAATGTTCGGGTTTGCGACAATTCTGTTAACAGTAACATGTGTTCAACTCCT ATTGGCAGAAGAAGACGTTCTGTAGATGTGGAAAAGAAACACACGATTGGAccttttaaattacataaagCTGCTTCACATAGCTATTGCAACAAg GATGAAATGAAGTGTGAACATGACTGTGCAGTTGCTAATAACGGTCAACATATTTGTACTTGTCCATATGGTTGGATACTTAGTCGTAATGAGAAAAGTTGCTACA aGCATAACCCTGCAGCTGAAAGGATTCATCTTGAAATGAAATATGCCATGGATTCGTTGGATACTAACATTCATACAGTATCTCTGATGTTGGGTGGACTAATTGTGTTAGTCACCATtgctattgtgatgtcacatcgTGAGAAGTAA
- the LOC100179762 gene encoding adenylyl cyclase-associated protein 1 isoform X1 produces MATAELASLVSRLETVVKKLESNTGGSGDAQQQQAKFIEAYDEFVTEYVDPYLAASAVLGAGDMADQQAKLFKEICGEMKKFLLIVSKYGPPANDSVIMALAKNMSTKMGAMNDLKSKLSRKSDQKNHMLAACEGVSVFGWIGYPKAPKKFVKESKESVKFYTNKVLTETKTGDKATEHKNWVNAFVNVFDGLHDYIHEYHTTGPSWNASNVPSCETLLSSKPQLPPKPGYLKKLSDSSPDSSDANDDPPLLQSIPPPPPPPPPPSIPGVLDVSKADAAPLALFAEINSKGTGITGCLKKVTNDMKTHKNPDLRKHHAPVPYKASNSGYKPVTKAKPAAAKKPPVLRLEGKKWVVENQENAADLKIENVEMFHTVYVYRCNNSVLTINEKVNSIVLDSCKKVGLVFTSVVSGVEVINCQSVKVQCQGQMPTVSIDKTDGCIVYLSNECLNCEIVTAKSSEMNISVPREDGDFDEFPIVEQFRTIWNPDKKTFITTGTESI; encoded by the exons ATGGCTACTGCTGAGTTGGCAAGTCTAGTTTCAAGATTGGAAACTGTGGTTAAGAAACTGGAAAGCAATACAGGGGGTTCAGGTGAtgcacaacaacaacaag CCAAGTTTATTGAGGCTTATGATGAATTCGTGACCGAATATGTTGATCCATACCTGGCTGCATCTGCAGTGCTTGGTGCTGGGGATATGGCTGATCAACAG GCGAAACTGTTCAAGGAAATCTGCGGTGAAATGAAGAAGTTTTTACTCATAGTTTCAAAATATGGACCCCCAGCT AATGATTCCGTGATCATGGCACTGGCTAAAAACATGAGTACCAAGATGGGTGCAATGAATGATTTAAAGTCAAAGTTGTCGCGTAAATCTGACCAGAAGAATCACATGTTGGCTGCATGTGAGGGAGTGTCTGTATTCGGTTGGATTGGTTATCCAAAAGCGCCGAAAAAGTTTGTCAAGGAATCAAAGGAGTCTGTTAAATTTTACACCAATAAAGTCTTGACGGAAACTAAAACAGG GGACAAAGCTACCGAGCATAAAAACTGGGTGAATGCATTTGTGAATGTTTTTGATGGTTTGCATGATTATATTCATGAGTATCACACCACTGGACCAAGTTGGAATGCTTCG AATGTTCCGTCTTGCGAAACTCTTCTCTCTTCTAAACCTCAACTTCCTCCTAAACCGGGTTACTTGAAAAAACTATCCGACTCTTCTCCTGACTCTTCTGATGCCAACGATGATCCTCCTTTACTCCAATCCATCCCTCCACCacctcctcctcctcctcctccttCCATACCTGGTGTCCTGGATGTTTCCAAAGCTGATGCAGCTCCTCTGGCCTTGTTTGCAGAGATTAACTCAAAGGGCACCGGCATCACTGGAT GTTTAAAAAAGGTTACCAATGACATGAAGACACACAAAAACCCTGATTTGCGAAAACACCACGCCCCAGTACCTTACAAGGCATCCAACTCTGGTTATAAACCAGTGACCAAAGCGAAGCCCGCTGCTGCAAAGAAACCACCAGTTTTACGACTGGAGGGAAAGAAATGGGTTGTG gAAAACCAAGAAAATGCGGCCGATCTTAAGATTGAAAACGTTGAAATGTTTCATACAGTATATGTGTATCGTTGCAACAACAGTGTATTGACCATCAATGAAAAAGTCAACTCAATTGTTCTTG ATAGTTGCAAAAAGGTGGGGTTGGTATTCACGTCTGTTGTGTCAGGAGTTGAGGTGATCAACTGTCAAAGTGTTAAAGTTCAG TGCCAGGGACAGATGCCAACAGTAAGCATTGATAAAACAGATGGCTGTATTGTTTATCTAAGCAATGAATGCTTGAATTGTGAGATAGTGACGGCAAAATCATCGGAAATGAACATCTCGGTACCAAGGGAGGATGGAGacttt GATGAGTTCCCGATAGTGGAACAATTTCGAACAATCTGGAATCCAGACAAGAAAACCTTCATCACCACAGGAACAGAGTCCATTTAA